From a single Bacillus sp. NEB1478 genomic region:
- a CDS encoding extracellular solute-binding protein, producing the protein MKKLLALPLTFALAASALAACGPQDDDKSTGGKEAAGDKPDKLVIWEDQEKGVGTTDAIKKFEEKYGIKVELKEIPMLDQQEKLRLDGPAKKGPDIITTPHDRIGPLAIEGLITPIEVADDTTKLYTDSSINALTYDGKLYGLPKSTETPVFIYNKKLMDKAPESLDDLLAFSKGDKGGAQYGYLANWTDFYFAHGILSGFGGYVFKDDNGSLDPKDVGLANEGAVKGLEYINSWYNDGLFPKGIIGEKAGSTIDGLFTEGKAASVMNGPWSFQGYKDAGIDIGVAPMPKLPNGEYVKTFIGVKGYNVSAFSANKEWATKLVEFITNEESAKARYEKTAEIPPVVSLMKDPIIADNEAAKAVAVQSERGVPMPNIPEMSEVWAPAANALQLAATGKSKPQAALESAVKTINDNIKANHSK; encoded by the coding sequence ATGAAAAAGTTATTAGCATTGCCTTTAACTTTTGCTCTTGCTGCAAGTGCTCTAGCTGCTTGCGGACCGCAAGATGACGACAAGTCAACAGGCGGGAAAGAAGCTGCTGGTGACAAACCAGATAAGCTAGTTATTTGGGAAGACCAAGAAAAAGGTGTTGGAACAACGGATGCTATTAAGAAATTCGAAGAGAAATACGGCATTAAAGTTGAACTAAAAGAAATTCCAATGCTAGATCAGCAAGAAAAGCTTCGTCTTGACGGACCAGCTAAAAAAGGACCAGATATTATTACAACTCCACACGATCGTATTGGACCTTTAGCAATTGAAGGTTTAATCACACCGATCGAAGTGGCTGATGATACTACAAAACTTTACACAGATTCTTCTATTAATGCACTAACTTACGATGGAAAACTTTATGGTCTTCCAAAATCAACTGAAACACCAGTATTTATCTACAACAAGAAGCTTATGGATAAAGCTCCTGAGTCTTTAGATGATTTACTTGCTTTCTCGAAAGGTGACAAAGGCGGAGCTCAATACGGTTACTTAGCTAACTGGACAGATTTCTACTTTGCTCATGGAATTCTTTCAGGTTTTGGTGGATACGTATTTAAAGATGACAACGGCAGTCTAGATCCTAAAGATGTTGGACTTGCTAACGAAGGTGCTGTTAAAGGTCTAGAATACATCAATAGCTGGTACAACGACGGATTATTCCCTAAAGGAATCATCGGTGAAAAAGCTGGATCGACAATTGATGGGTTGTTTACTGAAGGTAAAGCTGCATCTGTAATGAATGGTCCATGGTCTTTCCAAGGTTATAAAGATGCTGGTATTGACATCGGTGTTGCTCCTATGCCTAAACTTCCAAATGGTGAGTATGTGAAAACATTCATCGGAGTTAAAGGATATAACGTAAGTGCATTCTCTGCAAACAAAGAATGGGCTACAAAGCTTGTTGAATTCATCACGAACGAAGAAAGTGCAAAAGCTCGTTATGAAAAAACAGCGGAGATTCCACCAGTTGTATCTCTAATGAAGGATCCAATTATTGCAGATAACGAAGCAGCAAAAGCAGTAGCTGTTCAATCTGAACGTGGTGTTCCAATGCCTAACATTCCTGAAATGTCAGAAGTTTGGGCTCCAGCTGCTAATGCACTTCAATTAGCTGCAACAGGAAAATCTAAGCCTCAAGCTGCATTAGAAAGTGCAGTTAAAACAATTAACGATAACATTAAAGCTAACCACAGCAAATAA
- a CDS encoding glycoside hydrolase family 13 protein, translated as MLKEAIYHRPGNSFAYAYDDQTLHIRIRTKKGDVQKASLLYGDPYDWTKDGWQTSLAPMQLSGTDEWFDYYFIDIKPPHRRLRYGFILESNNETVCYTEKGFYQDPPLDDTAYYFCFPFLNAIDVFRAPSWVKDTVWYQIFPERFANGDTSIDPDGALPWGSEEPKPNNFFGGDFQGVIDHIDYLVKLGITGIYFTPIFKAKSNHKYDTINYLEIDPQFGDKETFKKLVKVCHENGIKVMLDAVFNHSGFYFEPFQDVLANEENSRYKDWFYLHQFPIQTEPRPNYDTFAFEKTMPKLNTEHPEVREYLLKVARYWIEEFDIDGWRLDVANEVDHSFWRDFRKTVKSVKPEAYILGEIWHDSIGWLQGDQFDAVMNYPFTDAVLDFVAKEKIDAKTFSEKITAVMNMYPENVNEVAFNLLGSHDTARPLTFCHDNKDKLKQLFLLMLTFKGTPCIYYGDEIGMSGMRDPGCRACMEWNVEKQDLDLFEHVQSLLSLRKKYSVLANEGSLNFLYAEGHSIVYERASNEDSMLILLNADEEEAEPAFDIPKNYELIFGGDYSRSLPAYGFSIYRKL; from the coding sequence ATGTTAAAAGAAGCGATTTATCACAGACCAGGCAACAGTTTTGCTTATGCGTATGACGATCAGACACTTCATATCCGAATTAGGACGAAAAAAGGTGATGTTCAAAAAGCGTCTTTATTATATGGCGATCCATACGACTGGACAAAAGATGGGTGGCAAACTTCACTTGCTCCTATGCAATTAAGCGGAACCGATGAATGGTTTGACTATTATTTTATTGATATAAAACCACCTCACCGCCGATTACGTTACGGATTTATTCTGGAAAGCAACAATGAAACTGTTTGTTATACCGAAAAAGGCTTTTATCAAGATCCACCTTTAGATGATACAGCCTATTATTTTTGTTTTCCTTTTCTAAATGCAATCGATGTATTCCGTGCACCATCTTGGGTAAAAGATACGGTTTGGTATCAAATTTTTCCCGAACGGTTTGCAAATGGTGATACAAGTATTGATCCAGATGGCGCGCTCCCTTGGGGCAGTGAGGAACCTAAACCTAATAATTTTTTTGGAGGAGATTTTCAAGGTGTCATCGATCACATTGATTATCTAGTTAAGCTTGGAATAACAGGAATTTACTTCACTCCTATTTTTAAGGCTAAATCCAATCACAAATATGACACGATTAATTATTTAGAAATTGATCCTCAATTTGGGGATAAAGAAACATTTAAAAAATTAGTAAAGGTTTGTCACGAAAACGGCATTAAAGTGATGTTGGATGCAGTATTTAATCATAGCGGATTCTATTTCGAGCCTTTTCAAGATGTGCTGGCAAATGAAGAAAACTCCCGTTATAAAGATTGGTTCTATCTTCATCAGTTCCCTATTCAGACTGAACCTCGTCCAAATTATGATACGTTTGCATTTGAAAAAACGATGCCTAAGCTAAACACCGAGCATCCTGAAGTTCGAGAGTATTTACTGAAAGTCGCACGATACTGGATTGAAGAATTTGATATCGATGGCTGGAGACTTGATGTGGCAAATGAAGTTGACCACTCTTTTTGGAGAGACTTTAGAAAAACGGTAAAGTCCGTTAAGCCAGAAGCGTATATACTCGGAGAGATCTGGCATGACTCAATCGGCTGGCTTCAAGGAGACCAGTTTGATGCAGTCATGAACTATCCTTTTACAGATGCGGTCCTTGATTTTGTAGCAAAAGAGAAGATCGATGCAAAAACCTTTTCAGAAAAAATTACAGCTGTAATGAATATGTATCCCGAAAATGTGAATGAAGTGGCTTTTAATTTGCTAGGATCACATGATACAGCCCGTCCATTAACATTTTGCCATGACAACAAGGATAAATTAAAGCAGCTCTTTCTACTGATGCTGACGTTTAAAGGAACGCCTTGTATTTATTATGGTGATGAAATAGGAATGAGCGGTATGAGAGATCCTGGCTGCAGAGCATGTATGGAGTGGAACGTAGAAAAACAAGATCTTGATTTATTTGAACACGTTCAAAGTCTTCTTTCGCTTCGTAAGAAATATTCTGTTTTAGCTAATGAAGGATCGTTGAATTTCTTGTATGCTGAAGGTCATTCAATCGTGTATGAAAGAGCGTCTAATGAAGATAGCATGCTCATATTATTAAATGCAGATGAAGAGGAAGCTGAACCTGCATTTGATATCCCGAAAAATTACGAATTGATTTTTGGTGGGGATTATTCACGATCATTACCAGCTTATGGCTTCAGCATCTATAGAAAACTGTAA
- a CDS encoding MATE family efflux transporter, whose protein sequence is MKGNKAVKLSLFAITWPIFIDIMLHMLMGNADTLMLSQYSDHSVAAVGLTNQLLSIVIVMFGFVATGATVVIAQSLGAKLQKTAAEVAVVALLGNLIFGIVISAVLVIWGDLFLKWMNTPPELMEEASSYLLIVGGFVFIESVIMSAGAAIRSNGFTKDAMFVTIGMNILNVIGNYLFIFGAFGFPVLGVEGVAISTSFSRFLGLLVILFLLVKRSPFPLPFKQSFKLFPIHIKSVLKIGLPSAGEHLSYSGSQMVVTFFITMLGTTALTTKVYTFNIMMFIFLFAVAIGQGTQIIIGHLIGAKSYDKAYKTCLRSQTYAMIISFLMAGVASLFAKPLLSIFTDNPEILNEGTKLLYLTLLLEPGRSFNLVIISSLRAAGDVNFPIMMGIISMWGVSVSLAYLLGIVFELGLTGIWIAFAADEWLRGLFMLWRWRKRGWQKKHLVKSEATA, encoded by the coding sequence ATGAAAGGAAATAAAGCAGTCAAGCTTTCCCTTTTTGCCATTACGTGGCCCATTTTCATAGACATTATGCTTCACATGCTGATGGGCAATGCAGATACCCTCATGCTCAGTCAGTACTCAGATCATTCCGTTGCAGCTGTCGGTCTTACTAATCAGCTATTATCAATCGTGATCGTTATGTTCGGTTTTGTAGCAACAGGGGCTACAGTTGTTATTGCTCAATCACTCGGGGCGAAGCTTCAGAAAACAGCAGCAGAAGTAGCTGTTGTCGCATTACTTGGAAATTTAATTTTTGGTATAGTAATTAGTGCCGTTTTAGTCATTTGGGGAGACTTATTCTTAAAATGGATGAATACCCCTCCTGAACTGATGGAAGAAGCGTCTAGTTATTTGCTGATTGTAGGCGGTTTTGTTTTTATTGAATCTGTCATCATGTCTGCAGGAGCTGCAATCCGCAGTAATGGTTTTACGAAAGATGCGATGTTTGTCACGATCGGTATGAACATATTGAACGTGATCGGTAACTATTTATTTATTTTTGGGGCGTTCGGCTTTCCTGTTTTAGGTGTAGAGGGAGTAGCCATATCGACTTCTTTCAGCCGTTTTCTAGGACTGCTCGTTATTTTGTTCTTGTTAGTTAAACGTTCTCCGTTTCCATTACCTTTTAAGCAATCATTCAAATTATTCCCGATTCATATTAAAAGTGTACTAAAAATCGGTCTTCCTTCTGCTGGCGAACACCTTTCTTACAGCGGTTCGCAAATGGTCGTGACTTTTTTTATTACGATGTTAGGTACGACTGCTCTGACGACAAAAGTGTATACGTTTAACATTATGATGTTCATTTTTCTGTTCGCAGTTGCTATTGGTCAAGGTACACAGATCATAATCGGACACTTAATCGGGGCAAAATCTTATGACAAAGCATATAAAACCTGTTTGCGAAGTCAGACTTACGCGATGATCATCAGCTTCTTGATGGCTGGTGTGGCATCTCTTTTTGCAAAACCTCTATTGTCCATTTTTACGGATAACCCGGAAATTTTGAATGAAGGCACGAAGTTATTATATTTAACACTGTTACTTGAGCCTGGCCGTTCTTTTAACCTTGTCATTATTTCTAGTTTAAGAGCAGCTGGAGACGTGAATTTCCCGATTATGATGGGTATCATTTCGATGTGGGGAGTGAGTGTTTCGCTGGCATATTTGCTTGGAATTGTGTTCGAACTTGGTTTGACTGGAATCTGGATAGCCTTTGCGGCGGATGAATGGCTGCGCGGTCTCTTTATGTTATGGAGATGGCGAAAACGAGGCTGGCAGAAAAAACATTTGGTTAAAAGTGAAGCAACTGCTTGA
- the asnB gene encoding asparagine synthase (glutamine-hydrolyzing), which produces MCGITGWADWNRNLNGEKNILIKMATPLSKRGPDALNVWSTIHAGFGHARLAVVDIEGGVQPMTRYKNDKTYTLCYNGELYNTEDIRKELLKRGYRFEGHSDTEVLLVSYMEWGEACIEKFNGIFAFAIWDEEKESLFLVRDRLGVKPFFYYEGGGTLLFGSEMKAILSHPDIKAEVDREGLQEVFGLGPSRTPGNGVYNGIKELRPAHAATYTKNGLKIWRYWNVESKPHQDSLADTIENVRFLVNDAVTRQLVADVPVCTFLSGGVDSSAITAIAAKYFQEENKGELHTFSVDYVDNEKYFKASDYQPNSDAPWIEKMVEATGSVHHRCVIDNELLINHLREAVTVRDLPGMADVDSSLLWFCRQIKPQSTVALSGECADEIFGGYPWFHKEELMNRAMFPWMRSTEARQNLLHDSWARKLNLSSYVQQRYEETINETPVSDGESKLEARRREIFYLNMLWFMTTLLDRKDRMSMGASLEVRVPFADHRIVEYAWNIPWEMKMLGGREKGILRKALTGILPDDVLYRKKSPYPKTFHPEYTNGVKDWLQNIVNKKSSPLFEILNRNKVQEIIDTNGETFKEPWFGQLMTGPQLMAHLAQIDSWLTDYNVNIID; this is translated from the coding sequence ATGTGCGGAATAACAGGTTGGGCAGATTGGAATCGAAACCTCAATGGAGAGAAAAATATACTGATTAAAATGGCAACACCATTATCTAAACGCGGACCTGATGCTTTGAATGTATGGAGTACGATTCATGCGGGGTTTGGCCATGCACGTCTTGCAGTAGTTGATATCGAAGGCGGAGTTCAGCCGATGACCAGATACAAAAACGACAAGACGTATACCCTTTGCTACAACGGAGAGCTGTATAATACGGAAGATATTCGAAAAGAACTACTGAAAAGAGGGTATAGGTTTGAAGGTCATTCAGATACAGAAGTGCTCCTTGTCTCGTACATGGAATGGGGAGAAGCCTGTATTGAAAAATTTAATGGAATCTTTGCGTTTGCGATATGGGACGAAGAAAAAGAAAGCCTGTTTTTAGTTCGTGACCGATTAGGAGTGAAACCTTTCTTTTATTATGAAGGCGGCGGGACATTGCTTTTTGGTTCAGAAATGAAAGCCATTCTCTCACATCCAGATATTAAAGCAGAAGTCGATCGTGAAGGCTTGCAAGAAGTTTTTGGGCTAGGACCATCGAGAACACCAGGTAATGGTGTTTATAATGGAATCAAAGAGCTGCGTCCTGCACACGCGGCAACATATACGAAAAATGGTTTAAAAATATGGCGCTATTGGAATGTTGAGAGCAAACCGCATCAAGATTCTTTAGCAGATACGATTGAAAATGTAAGGTTTCTTGTAAATGACGCCGTAACACGTCAGCTTGTCGCAGATGTACCGGTTTGCACATTTTTATCTGGCGGAGTCGATTCGAGCGCAATAACAGCCATTGCGGCTAAATATTTTCAAGAAGAAAATAAAGGTGAACTTCATACATTCAGTGTTGATTATGTTGATAATGAAAAATATTTTAAAGCGAGTGACTACCAGCCGAACTCAGATGCGCCATGGATAGAAAAAATGGTGGAGGCAACAGGTTCTGTTCATCATCGCTGTGTCATTGATAACGAACTGCTGATCAACCATCTTCGTGAAGCTGTAACCGTTCGTGATCTGCCTGGCATGGCAGACGTCGACTCTTCACTTCTATGGTTTTGCCGTCAGATCAAACCGCAGTCAACAGTTGCTTTGTCAGGTGAATGTGCAGATGAGATTTTTGGAGGATATCCATGGTTTCATAAAGAGGAACTTATGAATCGGGCAATGTTTCCATGGATGCGTTCAACGGAAGCAAGGCAAAACCTACTACACGATTCATGGGCAAGAAAATTAAATCTATCATCATATGTTCAGCAGCGATATGAAGAAACAATAAATGAAACACCTGTATCAGATGGCGAATCAAAATTAGAAGCAAGAAGACGAGAAATCTTTTACTTAAACATGCTCTGGTTTATGACAACGCTATTAGACCGGAAAGACCGCATGAGCATGGGAGCCAGCTTGGAAGTTCGAGTACCTTTTGCAGATCATAGAATCGTAGAATATGCGTGGAACATCCCTTGGGAAATGAAAATGCTTGGGGGCAGGGAAAAGGGAATTCTTCGTAAAGCTTTAACCGGAATTCTGCCTGATGATGTATTGTACCGAAAAAAAAGCCCTTATCCAAAAACATTCCATCCGGAGTATACAAACGGCGTAAAAGATTGGCTGCAGAACATCGTGAACAAGAAAAGCTCTCCGTTGTTTGAAATACTGAACCGAAATAAAGTTCAAGAAATTATCGATACGAACGGAGAAACATTTAAAGAACCATGGTTTGGCCAGTTAATGACCGGACCTCAGCTCATGGCGCATTTAGCACAGATCGACAGCTGGCTGACAGATTATAATGTAAACATAATAGATTAA
- a CDS encoding AI-2E family transporter, which translates to MPQSKFFRFGYGLLLIFLVILVGTKIDFIFRPVVVLVQTLFFPFLLGGVLYYLFRPIVQFLHKRRVPKVISILLIYLLAIGLFVLLFYSIGPILQRQVSNLIENTPALIDSIRGKLNDLQQNEWVNRFQESDQFDVKEISDKISSYLSHSVQTIGTNIANFIGIITNIIMIFVTVPFILYYMLKEGEKAPQMVLQTLPERQRNNGWKILKDMDIALSSYIQGQILVSVCVGTMLYIGYLIIGIEYSLILAIIAMFTNVIPFLGPIIGVVPALIVAVVDSPAMVIKVLIIMVIAQQIEGNLISPQVMGKKLDIHPLTIISILLVAGSLGGLLGLILAVPVYAVLKVIVLHTYRLIKLRKEQQQ; encoded by the coding sequence ATGCCACAGTCAAAGTTTTTTCGTTTTGGTTACGGATTGCTGCTTATTTTTCTTGTCATTTTAGTAGGAACAAAGATTGATTTTATCTTCCGACCAGTAGTGGTCCTTGTACAAACATTATTTTTCCCTTTTTTACTGGGCGGCGTTTTGTACTATCTATTCCGTCCTATCGTGCAGTTTCTTCATAAAAGGAGAGTTCCTAAAGTTATTTCAATTTTGCTAATTTATTTGCTTGCGATCGGTTTGTTCGTATTACTGTTTTATTCAATCGGACCGATCTTGCAGAGACAAGTAAGCAATCTAATCGAAAATACTCCTGCTCTCATTGATTCGATTCGTGGAAAATTAAATGATCTTCAGCAAAACGAATGGGTAAATCGTTTTCAGGAAAGCGATCAATTCGATGTAAAAGAAATCTCAGATAAGATATCTTCTTACTTATCACACAGTGTACAGACCATTGGAACAAACATCGCGAACTTCATTGGAATAATCACGAACATTATTATGATTTTTGTTACGGTTCCTTTCATTTTGTACTACATGTTAAAAGAAGGCGAGAAAGCACCGCAGATGGTACTGCAGACATTGCCTGAAAGACAGCGCAACAATGGCTGGAAAATTTTAAAAGACATGGACATTGCGTTAAGTTCATACATCCAAGGTCAGATTCTTGTAAGTGTATGTGTAGGAACGATGCTTTATATCGGTTATTTGATCATCGGAATTGAATATTCTTTGATCCTAGCGATTATTGCCATGTTTACGAACGTCATACCTTTTTTAGGACCCATTATTGGAGTCGTACCGGCTCTTATAGTTGCTGTAGTTGACTCTCCTGCAATGGTCATTAAAGTACTTATAATTATGGTGATTGCACAGCAGATAGAGGGTAACTTGATTTCTCCGCAAGTAATGGGGAAAAAGCTCGATATTCACCCGCTTACGATTATCTCGATCTTGCTCGTTGCTGGAAGCCTTGGCGGTTTGCTTGGATTGATTCTTGCAGTTCCTGTGTACGCGGTTTTGAAAGTCATCGTACTTCATACGTATCGACTAATAAAACTGAGAAAAGAACAGCAACAATAA
- a CDS encoding cupin domain-containing protein — translation MAHLRFHDNNERIEPQNEVESYLNSQGVIYEKWNIEKLPENLRENYNLTDEEKAEVIHTFRGEIDDISKRRGYVTEDVISLSDATPNLDEMLKNFLAEHHHTDDEVRFIVSGHGIFAIEGTNGRFFDVELEPGDLISVPENYRHYFTLQEDRKVVAVRIFKAKEGWVPIYDKEPQEVK, via the coding sequence ATGGCACATTTAAGATTTCATGATAACAATGAAAGAATTGAACCACAAAATGAGGTAGAGTCTTATTTAAATAGCCAAGGTGTTATTTATGAAAAGTGGAATATCGAAAAATTGCCAGAGAATCTTCGTGAAAACTATAACTTAACAGATGAAGAAAAAGCAGAAGTGATTCATACATTCCGCGGGGAGATTGATGACATTTCTAAACGAAGAGGTTATGTGACAGAAGATGTAATTTCCTTATCTGATGCTACGCCTAACCTGGATGAAATGTTGAAAAACTTTTTGGCAGAGCATCATCATACAGATGACGAAGTTCGTTTTATCGTATCAGGTCACGGGATTTTTGCGATCGAAGGTACGAACGGAAGATTTTTCGATGTAGAGCTTGAGCCTGGCGATCTAATCTCCGTACCAGAAAATTACCGTCATTATTTTACACTGCAAGAAGACAGAAAAGTTGTTGCCGTCCGCATTTTTAAAGCAAAAGAAGGATGGGTTCCAATCTATGATAAAGAACCTCAGGAAGTAAAATAG
- a CDS encoding methylthioribulose 1-phosphate dehydratase has translation MTIHEERWNELADVKDELAARNWFPGTSGNVSIKVSDDPLTFYVSASGKDKTKRTAEDFLLVDGEGKAAEQTSLKASAETGIHCEVYKLTDACCCLHVHTVDNNLISELYGDAGKITFKDQELIKAFGIWEEDGSITVPIVKNHADLEMLSKTVAEVITPETKAVLIRNHGITVWGRNAFEAKKHLEAFEFLFSYQIKLQSLALLNKKHKFNSFGGVKYGTFKIS, from the coding sequence TTGACGATACATGAAGAACGCTGGAATGAACTAGCTGATGTAAAGGACGAACTTGCTGCAAGAAACTGGTTTCCTGGAACAAGCGGCAACGTATCGATCAAAGTGTCTGACGATCCGCTTACGTTTTACGTTTCAGCAAGTGGAAAAGACAAAACAAAACGCACAGCTGAGGATTTTTTATTAGTAGATGGAGAAGGGAAAGCTGCAGAACAAACTTCACTAAAAGCTTCGGCGGAAACTGGTATTCATTGCGAGGTCTACAAACTAACGGATGCGTGCTGTTGTCTTCATGTCCATACCGTCGACAACAATCTTATTTCTGAGTTGTATGGAGATGCTGGGAAAATCACGTTTAAAGATCAAGAGCTAATCAAAGCATTTGGTATCTGGGAAGAAGACGGAAGCATTACAGTTCCAATCGTAAAAAATCATGCTGATTTGGAAATGCTGTCAAAGACTGTTGCTGAAGTCATCACACCAGAAACGAAAGCAGTCTTAATCCGAAACCATGGTATTACAGTGTGGGGAAGAAATGCTTTTGAAGCGAAAAAACATCTAGAGGCATTTGAATTTTTATTTTCTTATCAAATCAAGCTTCAGTCACTGGCTTTACTAAATAAAAAACATAAATTCAATTCATTTGGAGGGGTTAAATATGGCACATTTAAGATTTCATGA
- a CDS encoding 2-hydroxy-3-keto-5-methylthiopentenyl-1-phosphate phosphatase, whose amino-acid sequence MTSQPVIFCDFDGTVTEKDNIVAIMEEFSPEGWQPIVNNILNESISIREGVGKLFSRISANKRNDIIQFVLTRSKIRDGFEEFINFTKKENIPLYIVSGGIDFFVHPVLENKLETEHIICNGSIFTKDFIEITWPNSCDEQCTNDCGCCKPSVIRNLEEKHPHSQKIVIGDSITDLQAAKLADVVFARDYLIEKCKENSIPYTPFETFFDVIHALVKKEVRS is encoded by the coding sequence ATGACTAGCCAACCTGTGATTTTTTGTGATTTTGATGGAACGGTCACTGAAAAAGATAATATTGTTGCCATCATGGAGGAGTTCTCACCAGAAGGATGGCAGCCAATCGTGAACAATATCTTGAATGAGTCAATCTCGATTCGAGAAGGGGTAGGGAAGTTGTTTTCCAGAATATCAGCTAATAAACGGAATGATATTATCCAGTTTGTTCTAACCAGATCAAAGATAAGAGATGGTTTTGAGGAATTTATCAATTTTACAAAAAAAGAAAACATACCGCTTTACATTGTGAGCGGAGGGATCGACTTTTTTGTTCATCCTGTTTTGGAAAATAAGTTAGAGACAGAACACATCATCTGCAACGGCAGTATTTTCACAAAAGATTTTATTGAAATTACATGGCCGAATTCTTGTGATGAGCAATGCACGAATGATTGCGGCTGCTGCAAACCATCTGTCATTCGTAACTTAGAGGAAAAGCATCCTCATTCTCAAAAAATAGTAATCGGTGATTCAATAACAGACCTTCAAGCAGCCAAGTTAGCCGATGTTGTATTTGCCAGAGATTACTTAATAGAAAAATGTAAAGAAAATTCAATTCCGTATACGCCTTTTGAAACATTTTTTGATGTGATTCATGCTTTAGTGAAAAAGGAGGTAAGAAGTTGA
- a CDS encoding 2,3-diketo-5-methylthiopentyl-1-phosphate enolase has translation MSKVTATYLVHDKKGNLEKKAEGIALGLTVGSWTDLPQLEQNQLEKHKGTVESVVVLDDDNKTNQFLGSKRTKGLIKISYPAANFSPDLPAILTTIFGKLSLDGEIKLVDLELDKHLEQRFPGPKYGIDGIRNILGVHDRPLVMSIFKGVLGKDISFFEQQLYEQALGGVDLVKDDEILFDNPLTPFDDRIRTAKKVLQQVQERTGEKTLYAVNLTGRTSELRDKARLAAELGANALLFNVLSYGPDVLQELAEDKEIPLPIMAHPALSGAIGSSSLYGIGYSVLLGKLLRYAGADLVLFPSPYGSVALERGEALGISEALTTDNIKLAKSFPVPSAGIHPGLTPILFKDFGVDSVINAGGGIHGHPDGAAGGARAFRQAIDAVVRGEDFEKYAEHHPELLKALELWGGVPAT, from the coding sequence ATGAGTAAAGTAACAGCGACATATTTGGTACATGATAAAAAAGGAAATTTGGAAAAGAAGGCTGAGGGGATCGCACTCGGTCTGACTGTAGGATCGTGGACAGATCTCCCGCAATTAGAACAAAATCAGCTGGAAAAACATAAAGGCACTGTAGAAAGTGTCGTGGTATTGGATGACGACAATAAAACAAATCAATTTTTAGGAAGCAAGCGTACAAAAGGATTAATTAAAATTTCATATCCTGCTGCCAATTTTTCACCGGATCTTCCGGCGATTTTAACGACTATTTTCGGGAAGCTGTCACTAGATGGTGAAATAAAGCTAGTAGATTTAGAGTTAGATAAGCATCTGGAGCAGCGTTTCCCAGGGCCGAAATACGGTATTGATGGTATCCGAAATATTCTCGGTGTTCACGACCGGCCGCTCGTTATGAGTATCTTTAAAGGAGTATTAGGCAAAGATATATCATTTTTTGAACAACAGCTTTACGAGCAAGCTTTAGGCGGTGTTGATCTTGTAAAAGATGATGAAATTCTTTTTGATAATCCGCTCACACCGTTTGATGACAGAATAAGAACGGCAAAAAAAGTGTTGCAGCAAGTTCAAGAACGAACAGGTGAAAAAACACTATACGCAGTTAACTTAACTGGACGTACGAGTGAACTGAGAGATAAAGCGAGGCTTGCAGCTGAGTTAGGTGCGAACGCTTTACTTTTCAACGTATTGTCGTATGGACCTGATGTTCTTCAAGAACTGGCAGAAGATAAAGAAATTCCGCTGCCGATTATGGCCCATCCAGCGTTATCAGGAGCAATTGGATCTTCATCCCTTTATGGAATTGGATATTCTGTTCTATTAGGAAAATTATTAAGATATGCTGGTGCAGATCTCGTCTTATTCCCAAGCCCATATGGAAGTGTTGCACTTGAACGCGGTGAGGCACTCGGTATAAGTGAAGCATTGACAACAGACAATATCAAGCTTGCAAAATCTTTTCCAGTACCATCAGCGGGAATTCATCCGGGACTGACACCTATTTTGTTCAAAGATTTTGGTGTCGATAGTGTGATTAATGCAGGTGGTGGAATACATGGCCACCCGGATGGAGCAGCTGGCGGTGCACGAGCTTTCAGGCAAGCGATCGATGCAGTCGTCAGAGGTGAAGACTTCGAGAAATATGCTGAACATCATCCTGAACTTTTAAAAGCATTAGAGCTTTGGGGAGGAGTGCCTGCTACATGA